TTATTGGTTCTGTCATCTCTGCCGCTCCATCTAGTGTAATGCTGTCTCTGCGGACTGTCTGTCAATTCTCAAGGTACTAAACTACGTCCCAGGTACAACTCGACCATATTCGCCATTACTTCGGCCAATTCCTACTGGGTATTTACTGCTCCAGAGGGCTTTCTGAAACAGGATGTTCAGAATAGCACTTCTGACAATGAAGACACTGCCACTGACGTCTTGAACCGCCTGCGTGCCGAAGCGCAGAATGGAACCCTTCAGCGCCTTGATATATCGCAGTGTGTTAATGCATATGCGACAGACTTCCAGACTACCTCTGGGAGCTTGATACTTGTGACGAATGATACAGATCAGTCCCAGTCAGTCGCACAGCAAACCACCTTTTTGCCGCAAGAGAATATGAGAACTTCCGCTTCAGATCTGTATCAGTGGATCTGCTCAGCACAAGCACAGGCAAAAGAACATACCTGTAGTCAACTTCTTTCGGACGTAAAGGACCAAGTGTCCAAGAACAGTTGGTACGTGGACCGTTACCGGGTCGGATACTGCCTTGCGGAGCTACCACCGCAACGTTGCAAGCTGGAATACAGTGTCCCATTAGCGATCATCGTGATTGTCTTCAACTTGGTCAAGGCCATCATAATTGGATATACAGCTGCAAGTGCCACGAAGAAGCCCATCCTGACGACAGGAGATGCGGTCGCTTCTTTCATGCAGAAACCCGACGAGTTTACACGGGGCCAATGCCTCCTCAGCAGAGAATCCGTGAAGACGCGCCCCTGCCGAACGAGCTACAAGTCATCGACATTCAATAGCACGCCAAAGCGATGGCACGCCGCTGTCTCAGTCAAGCGTTACGTCCTTGGACTTATCTCGTAGGTGCTTGCCTATACCCTTCCGCATCTCTCCTTAATATACTGACCCGAAGGATGCAGATATACCGTCGCTATTATCATCTGCATCGGGCTTCTGATATTCGTAGTTCTGAGTATGAGGGACAAAACGAACACGTGGACAATGGGTCTCGGCGCCATCAACACTCAGACCCTAATCACAGGGACCAGATGGGTGACATCGCTCATATCCAACGTGCTCGTCGCCAACACGCCCCAACTCCTCTTCTCGATGATCTACTTCACCTTCAACGCCATCTTCACCGCCATGACCCTTGCAGCGGAATGGAGCCGATACGCCAACCACCGCAAGGGCCTGCGTGTCTCCGGTCCCCCCGAAGTCGCCCAACGCAGCAGCtacttcctctccctcccctaCCGCTTCGCCGTCCCCGCGCTGACCTTTTCCGCCCTTCTCCACTGGCTCCTCTCGCAGAGCATCTTCGTGGTCGGCATTGAATCCTACACCGGAAACTTACAACGGGACCCCACGCGGGATTTTATTACATGTGGGTACTCTCCCCCGGCTATCTTGAGTGCGATTCTTGTGGGCGTGGCGATGGTGGTCTGGCTGGTCGGATTCAGTTTCAGGCGCTTGGAGTCCGGGATGCCTGTCGCGGGAAGCTGTAGCCTGGCTATTGCGGCGGCCTGTCATCCCACGTTGAGGGTTAAAGGGGATGAGTATGTGGACGAAGAAGGGAAGTTGGGAGCGGAGCACATGAGGGTGCAGTGGGGGTTATCTATGTCGATGCGGACGGGGAGGGAAATTGTAGTTTCTCGTGTGAGGAGGTGGGAGTACCGGAGGATGGAAAAATCTATCGGTGATGCTACGAAACATGATGATGAATTAATGTACTTGTATGATGTTATGAGCTAGACATGCACTAATTAAGCTATTTCGCCCATGTCTTTGTTCTCGTATTCGAGGGCGATGTTGCAGGACCACGTTAGGGCTATCGTTGCGCCGCTCCAATCATACATTCTATTCTATGCATGGAGAACAATGATCTGAAACATCTTTCTGACGGCCATTAAAGCCATTGTTTTTGAGTTTCTATGCCGCTGGGTAATGTATGCCGATACGTAGCTCTATGTACATCTACTCATGGGCGAGGGTGGAAGAGTATGCTCATTCTTGTCGTGAGGTCCAAGTCCATTCGCCTGTATATTAGTAAGGAAATTGAATTCCAGTCAAGGATAATATCGAGTTTTGGTTATAGAGCTTTCGGCTGTGTTCGGCCTTTATTCGGGTTGACCACTCTACTTTTCCACCGTATTTTCATTCTTTaattttcattttttgttttcccgAGCGAGGAAGAAATAAATCTCGCACGGGTAGCCTACCTAGGTTGAACGATAAGAATAGCAAAAGGTTTAATTCGGCCACAGTGAACCTAGAAAAAAGGAGGTAACACCGAAGCGCGATAATCGAATTCAATATAGCCGGGATAAAACAGTTGGTGGCCGTCACGGTCGTAAGCCAGCGGCAGATGAAACTCCCACGAGAGCCGGCGAACCAACAACAGAAACCGTCAACCTTGACTCAGCCAGTGACACATTCTCCCAGCGATATCCCTTGCGTGACGGATCAAGAGGTTCATCGAAGATCAGGAACCATGTGAGGACGATCCGTGGATCCCAGCAGTGTTAAGGTTACTCGACAGGCACGagccaaaaataaaaatccAAGACAACCCGATAATAGAATATCACACTACCAATGCATGTATTCAGAATTGAACGCGCTAGGGAGTCGGCGGACCTTgaagatttaatataatttccGCACTTCCCCCGCTTCttgtttgattttatttGTCCGGTGTTTTCTAATGAGGGTCGGTGCTTTTTTGGTCTTCTGCTAATTTCCCTCGGCTAAGCGTGTGGAGCCACGGGATTATTGGGAAATAGTTGAATGGGATGGGTCATTGTGACATGGCTAACGGCGACGCATCCGGGCGAGCACGACGCATGCGGTTGGGTTGTAACCCAAGAACTTGGCGGGGAGTCTGAACATTCCTGGGATCGGGAGTTGCAGAATGAGCTGTCAATTGATGTCAGTGGAATGGTGATCATGAGGAGGTATGAGGTAAGGAGAGTGGATCTTTTTTCTCTATGTGCTTATCTTTGGAATTCCCGGTTTCCGTTCGATTGGGTTTTCAAGGGATCATCCACGATaggcatgtatgtatatgtatgtgtAGAACATACAGAGGGAACAATCTCCAGAATAATGATATGATTCTGGGGTATTACTAGTTAGTCATGTAGAATCAGAAGAGGAAAGTCAAAAAACCAGTGATTTGGCGTCCTCAGGCCGCAAGCGGAATAGCCCGGTGGAGTGATTTTTTGTCTGGactctttttcccttcccttctggACCCTCTTTTTACTCAACCTCCATCAGtcactttcccttttccctttcttcacGCGTTGCCCATTTCCCTCTCGCTTCCattccttcctccttctcctccgaCTCCTCCACTTTTCTTCATACCGTACCCTCGTTTATTCATTTGTCCTCCCCCTCATGACCACTTACTTCTCCCGGTGGTGACTTGGTAGTAATATAACTCCTGTGTCCCTCGTTCTCTCACCGTCTGAACCCTTCCGAACCCCCCGCTCTCGCTTCCCTCGACTTTCGCTTCTTTCCTATATAGATATGGTGGGCCGCCTGTTGCTCTGAGGTTTACGTCTACTCCGACGGTCTCCACTACAATTCTTCCACTCGTCACCATGGCACGTTGGCCGTTGGCCTGGACTGCCAATGTCCCGTCGACATCGCGACTCTTTCACTTCCTCCTGATTACCTTCGTTTTTTCGCTTTCCGTCCGTGCCGACGATGACACCACTCTGATACCTACCGCCGCATCCGATAGCTTCCCTGCGTGCGCCTTGAGTTGTTCCATTCTCCAACAAGCCCAGACTGGCTGTGTACCTCCGACGGCCGTATCGAGCGACCGCGCGACCTATGTCTCTTGCTTTTGCCAGTCGTCGTTGATCACCCAGCTCCATAACTCCGCGGACGGGACATGCGCCGACACTTGCACGAACGCAGACGACCGCACGAAATTGCAAACATGGTATAGCGACTTTTGCTCCTCTGGGGGCCAAAACAAGGGTACTACTGCTTCAGAGAGCAGTGCCGCGGCGTCGCCCTCATCGTCAACATCAGCGTCTACCACCAAATCGCAAAATAGCTATCCCGCTCCTAAATCCTGGTACGTCATTGGCAGAATTTATTTTCCGCACCCTTTTCAGCTCTCTTGCTGACCTTTCTAGGTGGTCGACACATTACCAATGGGTTATCATGGTAATTGTGCTAGCCGTTGGATTCACTGCAATCACCATCGTGGGAGTGTGGCTTAAGCGCCGCCATGATGCGAAATATCCCAACCTCTACCACGCAGGGAGTGGCAGCAACAGCGGTAGCAACAGCGGCCTCCTTTATAGCCGTGGTCAAAACACCAGTCCCGGCCCGAAACAGCCGGGCCAATTTATGCCGGCTCCAAGCCCGGTGAACCATGATGAATATGCTAACACAGATTCCGTGGCCAGCAGCTCTCGCACCGAAGTTGCCGCTCCCGGACCTCGTCCATCACGTCTCCAAAGGACCCCGCAGTCCGCGGACGTAGGCGATATTGAAACTCGCGAAGTAACACGGTGATGATTGGGTCTGCCCTGTTTTACCATATTCACTCTTTTTCAAGCAGAGCGTACTCGAACACAGCATCTAGTGGATTCTCCAACCAGGCAGTTGCATAATGAAAAATCCCGGGCACATGTAATACCTTTAGTCCGCCTATTCCGATATGTGTTGTCGATGCTCGCTCCTGCTAACCTCGCATATGTATCCGGCGTTTTGCGTGTTCGGAtggcttttccttttccttcctttctttccactACCTGGGACCAATCTCGTACAAAATTTCCGTACATGATACCATATGGTGTGTGCATGTCTTCTGAGCTGCGTTACATGGCTTTGGCAGAACATAGTAATTTTTTCCTCCGTGGAGGCTGGgtcatctttcttcatcgCTTATATTTGCCTGGacatgtttttcttttcttcatgaTGTCTCCTCGTCTCACCCAGCATGAGATCAATGAATTGCTTGCCTGGATGTGACATGTTGCCGGCTGACTGTAAATTAGGTATAGTTGCCCGCAGTACAGGACCCTCAATGTAATTTTGCTAGATCCACAAGATATCTTATACGGTCCCAATATCCGATCTTATAAGTTAATctgagatatataatttctcGAATatagaaaagtaagaaagacAATACCACGCTACCATGTGAAAGCAACAAAAAAACGACCCAAGATCAAGATACAGTGATACTCACAATCTTGATGTCCTGCTCGGGCTTCTCCTTGAACGTCTTCGTGTTCTCGATCTTATGCACGACATCTAATCCCTGCACAGCTCGCCCGAAAACAGTATGCTTGTTATCCAACCACGGCGTCTTCTCCGTCGTAATAAAGAACTGACTCCCATTGGTATTCGGTCCAGCATTAGCCATGGACAAAGTATACGGTTTATCGTGTTTCAAACTGGAGAATTCGTCCTCGAACTCCCCGCCCCAGATCGATTCACCACCTGTCCCGTCGCCCAACGGGTCTCCACCCTGGATCATGAACTTGCGGATCACACGGTGGAAGATGGTATTATTATAGTAGCCATTGCGGGCATGGGTGACGAAGTTCTCGACGGCCTTGGGCGCGGCAGACGGGAAGAGCCGGAGATGGATATCGCCCATGGTAGTGTGCAAGATGGCGGAAGTACCAAGCtcatttgatttcttctcggCAGCTTCGCGGCCGGTGGTTGTTTGGGTGGGTTTCTCGTTCTGGACGTCGCGGGAGGATTTTGAGATCTCGGTTTCATTGGTGAAGAGGTAGAAGCGGACTTTGGCGAAGCCTGTGCTGACTAGGATGGGGTCGCGCTCTTCGGATTCCTGGAGGAGGGGGTTGGAGCTTGCGGCCATGGAGACTGTTACGACGCCTTTCTTTTGTGGTTGGCCTTGGTACATGGCTAGGTTGAGGGAGCGGAAGGGCTCGTCTTTGCCGTAGACACGTACGACGCGGTTGGTGTAGGTGTTTATGCATTTTGTGCCGTAAAGGGAGCCATAGAGGATGAAGTGACCGGATTCGTCGAAGATGACGTTGATTTTGGGTTGGGTGATGGGGTTTTCGAGCTCGCGTTCGACGGCGAGGCGGCGGCCGAATTCAAGCTCGTCCAGTTGGTGGATTGCTGTGCCGGCTTGTTGCATGTCGGTTATTGTGGAAAGAGATTCGTCGTATTTACGGTAGAGCTTGCCCGTGGAGAAGTCGAAGACTCGGACCTGGCGGtctgggaaggaaaaggcggCGAATTGTTCGCCGGAGGGGGAGATCGTTAGGGATGTTGGGGTGGATTTGGACTTTTTGAATTCGAAGAGGTTGGTGGATGACTTTAATTCGAAGACGTTGTCGGGCTTTTCGAATGAGGAATCACCTGCTCGCCAGTACTCGATCATGCCGGACTCGTCCGCGGAGATCACGCAGTCGTACGCATCGTTGAAGGCGATTGCGGCTACCGGGTTCCGGTGGATTGTCTTCAAGGTGTGGAGGGGGTTGGGGTTCTCACCCCGGCCGTCGAAGATTTGGATCGTGCTGCTACCTTCGTCGGTCACTGCCAGTAGTGGTAATGAAGCGCCTCGACGATGGACCCAGCAGACGCAGCGAGGGGTGTATTCGAGTGTGAGCATGGAGAGCAAGTCTACATCCGGCAAGTCAGTTTGCTGTAGCTATACTCTGATACTGACATGATATCGGCATACCGAAAGTAATGACATCAAACAGCTTTACTGTCTTGTCGGCCCCAATTGTCGCAAAGCTCCTGCCGTCCGCGCTGACACTGACGCCCCTCACCTCACCATTATGGGCACGGAACTCCTTCACGAACTCAATACTAAccgccatcttcttccaaaaTTTCACAAAACCATCAATAGAGGATGTAATAAGGAAGTCCGTGTGTGGTGTCATTGTCACAAAAGACAATTGGTCCTTGTGCATGAGCGACTTCGAGTAACGCGGCGATGCGGGCAGCGCGTTCACGTAGACTTTCTCGAAGGGGAGTTTGcgccgcttcttcttcggcgcaTCTGCAGACGGGAGGGCTGGACCGAAGTCATCGTCGGAGGAAGAGTCGTTGTCTTTAGTCAGTTAAGATTAGTATCTTGTGctgatttctttctcaattCGAGGGTGAGCGCACCATCGTCCCCATCGCCATCAACCGCGGAGTGCGGTCTCTTGTTGGACAAAGGCTGCGACTTCTCGTCTTCTGCCGCCATTCCGATAGAATTCAATATGAATTGAGAGAGTTGTGGAAAGGAATGGAAGTGAATGCTGGTTGGAGGAGGGAAGCAGTTGCAGGCGGTCTGCGGCAGCTTCTAAGCTCGGGCCACATCGCGAACTTTTCTGGACGTCCCGCAGTATTCAATCATTATTGAACTGTCCGCCAAATTTCCCCCCCATCAACCCCCCTGAACGTGCTGCCAGTCTCCCCCTCGACGGTAGCCATCTTTCACATTAATTATCATCCATAATGGTCAGTTGATCATGTTGTCGTTTCttactttctatttatttttctctctcatGCTGACCGCTCTTAGGCGTCCGCCAACCCTACGCAGATCTTTGCGGACGATGTCATCGAAGAGAAGGGCGAGAATGCCCGTCTCTCCGCCTTCGTTGGCGCCATCGCCGTCGGTGACCTGGTGAAGAGCACTTTGGGTCCTAAGGGAATGGATAAGATCCTCCAGTCAGCGTACGTGGGACCGGATTCGGAGATGCGGGGCTGTTATGGTGGGCATGTCACTAATAGCTATCCAGGTCGACCGGCGAGATCCTCGTGACGAATGACGGTGCTACGATCCTGAAGGCGATCGCTCTCGACAATGCTGCAGCCAAGGTTTTGGTAAATATCTCGAAAGTCCAGGATGACGAAGTCGGTGATGGCACAACGTCCGTGACCGTGTTGGCGGCCGAGCTGCTGCGTGAGGCTGAGAAGTTGGTGAACCGCAAAATCCACCCCCAGACTATCATCGAAGGTTACCGGATAGCCAGCCGTGCCGCTCTTGACGCCCTCGAGAAGGCTGCCGTCGACCGTAGTGCCGACATGGAGGCATTCCGTAAAGACCTCCACTCCATCGCTCGTACGACCCTTAGCTCAAAGGTCCTGGCCCAAGACCGTGATTACTTTGCCACCCTCGCTTGCGACGCAGTGCTCCGTCTCAAGGGCTCGACCGACCTGAGCCACATCCAGATCATCAAGAAGGCCGGTGGAAAGCTTAGTGATTCCTACCTGGACGAGGGTTTCATTCTTGACAAGAAGATGGGTGTCAACCAGCCCAAGCGTTTGGAGAACGTCAACATTTTGGTCGCCAACACAGCCATGGACACGGATAAGGTTAAGATTTTCGGTGCCCGGGTTAAGGTCGAGTCGACCGGCAAATTGGCggagctggagaaggcggagcgtgagaagatgaaggctAAGGTTGACCGCATCAAGGCACATGGTATCAACTGTTTCGTCAACCGTCAGTTGATCTACAACTGGCCCGAACAGCTGTTTACCGAGGCCGGTATTATGTCCATCGAACACGCAGACTTTGACGGTGTGGAGCGTCTGGCTCTAGTCACTGGTGGTGAGATTGCATCCACCTTTGACCACCCCGAGCAAGTTAAGCTGGGTCACTGTGACGTTATCGAGGAAGTAATCATCGGTGAAGATACTCTGATCAAATTCTCGGGCGTGGCTGCCGGTCAGGCCTGCACCATTGTGCTCCGCGGTGCTACGGAGCAGCTGCTTGACGAGGCTGAACGCTCTCTCCACGACGCCCTCGCCGTGCTTTCCCAGACTGTGAAGGACCCCCGTGTCACCCTGGGTGGTGGTTGCGCAGAGATGGTCATGTCCAAGGCTGTTGAGCAAGCGGCTCAGAACACCACGGGCAAGAAGCAGCTGGCTGTTGACTCTTTCGCACTTGCTCTCAAGCAATTGCCCACTATCCTGGCTGACAACGCCGGTCTGGACTCCAGTGACCTCGTGACCCGACTACGACAGGCCATCAACAACGGCATGACCAGCTCTGGCCTTGACTTGCTCACCCCTGGTGGCGGCATTGCTGACATGCGGGAGTTGGGCGTTGTGGAGAGTtacaagctgaagaaggccgtGGTTTCCTCCGCATCGGAGGCATCCGAGGTAAGccatgttttttttttttcccttttttttcttttttcctttttttcttttttcctttttttctttttttctgtttgtttttAGTAATGACGCAGCTAACGCTAACTCTTCGTAGCTTCTTCTGCGCGTTGACAACATCATCCGGTCTGCTCCCCGTCGACGTGAGCGTATGTAAGGTGGTAAGATGATTTAATCTTGATGGCGCGATGGACTGGAAACAAGTTTGTTTGGATTCAAGCGAAAGGGAGAGCAGCCACCACCGTGAGCTGTGCTGGATAAATGTTGATAACGTGCTCTAAACAGAGCGTAATAACCGTGACATAGACCCATTGATTGACATGAGACAAAAGCATTGACGAAATTGTTTGCTGTTCTATCTGGGAATTGCGTAATCTACCCTACGTAACTTATTATTCGTCGTGTTCGTATGACATTGTCTTCTAGGGCTATAGTAACTGGGAGTTGCACCTCTATGTAATAGCCGAGCGAGATATATATGGCTGCTAGTGGGGTACAGGGCAGtgataaattaaatttatcGATGGATGTGGAGTTTCCAAATAATGGCAAAATGATAAAATTCGTGGAGCTCTAGAGACACTCTCAAATGAACAACTCAAGGGCCTTATTGAAAGATGAGACGACCTCGCTGACGTTGCCCCTTGTAAAGCGTAAAGAAGCGGCTTTGTACTTAGACGACAACACTGATAGGATAATCTTTAGAAACCCAACTttataagaaaaaataaaaaaataaaaataaaaataaaaatattccCAACGCAAAAAGTGGTACAAATAATATCAATTAAGAGAAGAAAGTTTAAGGATTTTAAATAGGCAACGTTCAAGTAGAAGTTggatagagaaagaaagtgcTCAGGTATGTTTTACCTAATAACCAGAAGACCACAGACGATGATCTCCAGTGTCCATGAGCCTGCCTAAGTAGTATACAGAATATctctcaacttcatctctgcattttcctttcatgTCTTCTGCCATCCGTTATCCAATCCTTCTATATCGATCCCTTTCTCTCTAGTTTGAAACCAGCTcgtttctttgattttacATTATACTTTTCTTAATGGCAccaccttctcttcattcttcaaATCCCAATTAGCACCAGTGGTTGACCGATCCTATTCATTGCAAGGAGGCATTAGGCTAGACTCAACTATTTCTGTAGTCTAAGATTTGATGATAAAACAATCTCTATAATTCTCCAATTGGATGTGCAGAACCTTACAAGAGAAATGTCTTCAGTTATATATGATCAATACTGGCGACACCTTTATTGGTAGTTTGGTGTTTTTAGCCAGTGCTTTCAATGAAGATGCTTATAAATAGATGTCAATGAAGTTATTGGGTAAATGGTGATGCTGATGACCAGAACAAACATAAGAAAACAGTTATTTATTGTACTTGGATGATTCAGTGGTTTTATATCTGCGAAGCTGTTTTTGTCACTCAGACCGGGAGAATACCGGAGTATATTATGGACAATTTTAGAAAATGCTTATGGCTGggaaattaaagatatagagTACTATCAGTTTAAGCCGATTAAGACAGCAAAATGTCAAGGGTAATCCAATGAGCTGACATAGGTGGAATATCCGAATAAATAGGAGGTGAGTAATAATCCTCGGATTTCAATGATATGGCTACCTGGATAGTGGGCTCACAGAAATAGACCAAGAACAAATAATCCTCAAATCCTCGACCGTGAAGATATGAGCTGGGACCAGCAAATTGATACAAGGTTATGTGGAAGGGATCACAGGCACTTCAAGAATAGACCTTAGTGTAGGTTTTTCCCTATACTGTCATGTAACTGCAAAGGTTTTATTGCTTGATTTCATATTCAGAGAACGAAAGATTCCCTAAAGCGTAATGCTATGCAGATTACAACATTCGGGCTAGACTTGCTGCGCCTGAAGACAATTTGCTGGAACTGTTGGAAAAAGTTCAACTTATTCTTGTTTTGAGAAGCGAGAAATCGAACGATAAGGCAGCAATAGGcgaaagtaaaagaaacTGGATATTTTCTTCCTATTTACGGGCAGTTTCAGGGGTAATGAATAATACCACTATTATGAGTGAACAAAGGGAAGGCGAGCAGGGAGATTCAAGGCTCCTCCAGCCAATTTCTTAGTCTGACCAATCCCTGCTCTCCCATGCAATGGTCGCATTTCCAACCGTGATGTAAGTGCTATATGATGAGTATTGTTTTGTCCACTGATCAGAGATCTAGATATCAGTGCTCTAGGGATCTGTGGGCTTATTACTTATCATGACTGTGCACAAATATGATCCACAGGAATCGGAAGGATCACCCGGCAGATCGAAAGACGTACATGTTGTGAATAAGGCAGTGGATGTATACCTAGCacaaaagatataaaatagcCAAGAGGGACTGTTCAGTTAGTGTGGATGAAAAGCATCTATTTTCTTCTGGGCTCAAATTTGTCTCTGAATCAAGTTGTACTAAATAGCCAAATCCTGATATCGAGTCCATTCAGCTATAACGGATAATCTAAGCCTGTCAACCAGATAAGGAAACGTCTTCTACTTACTGAATAGCAGAAGAGAATGTTGTGCTATTAAACCGATTCCGATATttctatctctttctctttttacgTGAAATAGCCCTTGAATATCTTGAATTTCAaacctttccctttctcttcgtgTCCTTCGGATTGTTTCTACTTGAGTTTGCTATCTTCGCAATTTTTGGGCTGTTATCGACTTTGGCCACAGGTTCCAGTCTCTCCGGCGGAGGTAGATACACCTAAACATATCTTTCTGCGTGGGTGAAAATGGGTAAATATTCTGCACGAAGTCTTCAATGCTGGGCCCAGCGGGTCGGAAAGGTCTCTTAGGATAGTCTGTCGTTCATCTCACCTTGTCATTAGGCCATTCAGAGACGCCATTGTATCCTT
This Aspergillus flavus chromosome 1, complete sequence DNA region includes the following protein-coding sequences:
- a CDS encoding peptidyl-prolyl cis-trans isomerase cyp15; the encoded protein is MAAEDEKSQPLSNKRPHSAVDGDGDDDNDSSSDDDFGPALPSADAPKKKRRKLPFEKVYVNALPASPRYSKSLMHKDQLSFVTMTPHTDFLITSSIDGFVKFWKKMAVSIEFVKEFRAHNGEVRGVSVSADGRSFATIGADKTVKLFDVITFDLLSMLTLEYTPRCVCWVHRRGASLPLLAVTDEGSSTIQIFDGRGENPNPLHTLKTIHRNPVAAIAFNDAYDCVISADESGMIEYWRAGDSSFEKPDNVFELKSSTNLFEFKKSKSTPTSLTISPSGEQFAAFSFPDRQVRVFDFSTGKLYRKYDESLSTITDMQQAGTAIHQLDELEFGRRLAVERELENPITQPKINVIFDESGHFILYGSLYGTKCINTYTNRVVRVYGKDEPFRSLNLAMYQGQPQKKGVVTVSMAASSNPLLQESEERDPILVSTGFAKVRFYLFTNETEISKSSRDVQNEKPTQTTTGREAAEKKSNELGTSAILHTTMGDIHLRLFPSAAPKAVENFVTHARNGYYNNTIFHRVIRKFMIQGGDPLGDGTGGESIWGGEFEDEFSSLKHDKPYTLSMANAGPNTNGSQFFITTEKTPWLDNKHTVFGRAVQGLDVVHKIENTKTFKEKPEQDIKIVSITVS
- a CDS encoding chaperonin complex component, TCP-1 delta subunit (t-complex protein 1 subunit beta) is translated as MASANPTQIFADDVIEEKGENARLSAFVGAIAVGDLVKSTLGPKGMDKILQSASTGEILVTNDGATILKAIALDNAAAKVLVNISKVQDDEVGDGTTSVTVLAAELLREAEKLVNRKIHPQTIIEGYRIASRAALDALEKAAVDRSADMEAFRKDLHSIARTTLSSKVLAQDRDYFATLACDAVLRLKGSTDLSHIQIIKKAGGKLSDSYLDEGFILDKKMGVNQPKRLENVNILVANTAMDTDKVKIFGARVKVESTGKLAELEKAEREKMKAKVDRIKAHGINCFVNRQLIYNWPEQLFTEAGIMSIEHADFDGVERLALVTGGEIASTFDHPEQVKLGHCDVIEEVIIGEDTLIKFSGVAAGQACTIVLRGATEQLLDEAERSLHDALAVLSQTVKDPRVTLGGGCAEMVMSKAVEQAAQNTTGKKQLAVDSFALALKQLPTILADNAGLDSSDLVTRLRQAINNGMTSSGLDLLTPGGGIADMRELGVVESYKLKKAVVSSASEASELLLRVDNIIRSAPRRRERM